In the genome of Penaeus vannamei isolate JL-2024 chromosome 26, ASM4276789v1, whole genome shotgun sequence, one region contains:
- the LOC113808782 gene encoding uncharacterized protein, translating into MSIQAQNLGRKIVDQAWIVTPPARVPQVTPGRRREALAEQLLRYKKAFGENRANSPKWIEAVTSTLQGKDRPTAFRRRDRQLEKRRLHCLENQFRETNCVVRSYLKPLRVSNVFPKPTNTMKTFVLLVALAAYVSADGAHHGSDHGHGHQAHHAPAVSAAPAAPKPAAHHAHHAAPAPAAPVNHGSYSAPAAPAPAQDQQGYYYYYYPVQDEKTTGLFDFKKYDVATIVIVGIVVVGVVLLGLSLFTVTTGRSFEPITMSYDQMYDVAKTVYDALQKEY; encoded by the exons ATGTCCATTCAAGCGCAAAACCTCGGAAGGAAGATCGTCGACCAGGCATGGATAGTCACGCCACCTGCTCGGGTTCCGCAGGTGACTCCCGGCCGCAGGAGGGAGGCACTGGCGGAGCAGCTCTTg AGGTATAAAAAAGCCTTTGGAGAAAATAGAGCGAATTCCCCGAAATGGATCGAGGCCGTGACCTCAACGCTCCAGGGTAAGGATAGGCCTACCGCCTTCCGTCGCCGCGATCGCCAGCTAGAAAAACGGCGGCTCCACTGCCTGGAGAATCAGTTTCGAGAGACCAACTGTGTCGTCAGGAGCTACCTAAAGCCTCTACGTGTGTCCAACGT ATTCCCAAAACCAACAAACACCATGAAGACCTTCGTGCTCCTCGTCGCCCTCGCCGCCTACGTGTCCGCCGACGGCGCCCACCACGGCTCCGACCACGGCCACGGCCACCAGGCTCACCACGCCCCCGCCGTCtctgccgcccccgccgcccctaAACCcgccgcccaccacgcccaccatGCCGCTCCTGCCCCTGCCGCCCCCGTGAACCACGGCTCCTactccgcccccgccgcccccgcgccCGCCCAGGACCAGCagggctactactactactactaccccgtCCAGGACGAGAAGACCACCGGCCTCTTCGACTTCAAGAAGTACGACGTggccaccatcgtcatcgtcggCATCGTCGTGGTGGGCGtcgtcctcctcggcctctccctcttcaccgtCACGACCGGCCGCTCCTTCGAGCCCATCACCATGTCCTACGACCAGATGTACGACGTCGCCAAGACCGTGTACGACGCCCTCCAGAAGGAGTACTAA